The window CACGTCGGTGAATCCCGCCTTCTCAAAGAGATACTTCAGGGCAAAGGGGGAATAGCGAAAATAGTCATGCGGCGCTTCGTGAATTGCCCACTGCCACGGGACCTCAAGAAGCATGTGGCCGTTGGGTTTCAGTATGCGATATGCCTGCTCTATCATGACCTGAGGCGCGTAGAGATGCTCCAACACGGAGAGCGAAATCACGGTATCTGCGACCTCGGATTCGACAGGAATCGGCTTGTTCAGATCGGCGATGACGTCCGCCTTGACGTCGTGATACGATTCGGTCCAATCCACCCCGACGTAGCGATCAACAAACTGCAAGAAGAAGCCGCGATACGGGGCAGAGCCGCACCCGAGATCATACAGCACTCCCTTGTAGAGGGATGTGTGTTTCAGAAGAAGGCGATCCGCAGTGTCATACACGCGCCAATTGTGCCATCTGCGATTGGTGTGCCGCTTGCTCGGTCGCACGATGCATCCTGCGTTCATTGGACCCTTTCCACGTACTTCTCACAGTCACATTATCCTGTATCCACGCGACTGACTCAAGCGGCATTCCGGGCGGCTCGGTGGTCG of the Anaerobaca lacustris genome contains:
- a CDS encoding class I SAM-dependent methyltransferase — encoded protein: MNAGCIVRPSKRHTNRRWHNWRVYDTADRLLLKHTSLYKGVLYDLGCGSAPYRGFFLQFVDRYVGVDWTESYHDVKADVIADLNKPIPVESEVADTVISLSVLEHLYAPQVMIEQAYRILKPNGHMLLEVPWQWAIHEAPHDYFRYSPFALKYLFEKAGFTDVVVEPQCGFATTWVLKANYFSMRFLRGPRPIRWLIRIPLLVLWSLGQWITPLIDMLDRNWSLESCGYYVTARKPES